TGCAGCTGATTTTGGATGATGGCATTGATGAAGTTTCCGGTAAGCAGCTTTTCAAGACAAAGGGCTTCAACAATGTAAAAACAACCGCAACAGCCGATCAGCTGTATGCAATCGCATCAGCGGTTTCACCGTTGCAGCAGCGTCCGCTTGCAAATATCGAGCGGAGAGATGATTCGGAAATCAGCCAGGCGTAATTTTCTCGGGAGAGTATGAGAATGAAATCGGCTAACAATTGGGCAATTGAAAATTAAAAACAATTTGAAGAGAGCCGGATTTTTCTCTCAAAAA
The genomic region above belongs to Virgibacillus doumboii and contains:
- a CDS encoding DUF1659 domain-containing protein — its product is MAVATMTSSRLQLILDDGIDEVSGKQLFKTKGFNNVKTTATADQLYAIASAVSPLQQRPLANIERRDDSEISQA